The following coding sequences lie in one Rutidosis leptorrhynchoides isolate AG116_Rl617_1_P2 chromosome 4, CSIRO_AGI_Rlap_v1, whole genome shotgun sequence genomic window:
- the LOC139845645 gene encoding inactive protein kinase SELMODRAFT_444075-like produces the protein MGSISREKEMEKGLDGAEKVVVAVKASKEIPKTALVWALTHVVQPGHCITLLVVLPAQTSGKKLWKFPRFTGDCASGHQKSFIGTSSEQKTDITDSCSQMILQLHDVYDPNKINVKIKIVAGSPCGAVAAEAKKIQASWVVLDKKLKHEQKRCMEDLQCNIVIMKKSQPKVLRLNLIGSPKKGSEADRPPPSTNQLSGKQTKTKNLSVDSVRGPDVTPTSSPEVFTATEAGTSSVSSSDPGTSPFFIPVTNASLKKEKSLLSEKETDLVDSSSDSESEQPSSSSSSLRFQPWMVDLVTSSCQPSSSSTSQDMFRRLSKLDRDSEHGSHRSDIEFNGNVREAISLSRNVPSGPPPLCSICQHKAPIFGKPPRWFTYAELELATGGFSQANFLAEGGFGSVHRGVLPDGQAVAVKQHKLASSQGDQEFCSEVEVLSCAQHRNVVMLIGFCIEDGRRLLVYEYICNGSLDSHLYGRHRNPLEWAARQKIAVGAARGLRYLHEECRVGCIVHRDMRPNNILITHDFEPMVGDFGLARWQPDGDTGEETRVIGTFGYLAPEYAQSGQITEKADVYSFGVVLVELVTGRKAVDLNRPKGQQCLTEWARPLLEEEAIDELIDPQLGNSYAEQEVYCMLQAASLCIKRDPQLRPRMSQVLRILEGDMVMDSSHEVGNRSGRIYMDHQ, from the exons ATGGGGTCAATTAGTAGAGAAAAGGAGATGGAAAAAGGGTTGGATGGTGCTGAGAAGGTGGTTGTTGCTGTTAAAGCATCCAAAGAAATACCTAAAACTGCTTTGGTTTGGGCTTTGACTCATGTTGTTCAACCAGGGCACTGCATTACACTGCTTGTAGTTTTACCTGCACAAACCTCAG GTAAAAAGTTATGGAAATTTCCAAGATTTACCGGGGACTGCGCTAGTGGCCACCAGAAGTCTTTTATCGGAACAAGTTCAGAACAAAAAACTGACATCACTGATTCTTGCTCCCAAATGATCCTTCAGCTTCATGACGTTTATGATCCTAATAAG ATCAACGTGAAGATAAAAATTGTTGCTGGATCACCATGCGGAGCAGTAGCTGCAGAGGCCAAAAAAATTCAAGCTAGTTGGGTTGTATTGGACAA GAAACTTAAACATGAACAAAAGCGATGTATGGAAGACTTGCAATGCAACATTGTGATAATGAAGAAATCACAACCAAAAGTTCTCCGTCTGAATTTAATTGGATCACCTAAGAAGGGATCTGAAGCTGACCGTCCACCGCCTTCGACGAATCAGTTGTCTGGTAAGCAAACAAAAACCAAAAACTTGTCTGTTGATTCCGTTAGGGGACCAGATGTTACTCCAACAAGTAGTCCCGAAGTATTTACTGCAACCGAAGCTGGAACCTCGTCAGTTTCAAGTTCTGATCCTGGAACTTCGCCTTTTTTTATCCCGGTAACCAATGCTTCCTTAAAAAAGGAGAAATCATTATTATCCGAAAAGGAAACGGATCTCGTGGATTCAAGTTCGGACTCTGAAAGTGAGCAACCATCGTCGTCTTCCTCTAGCTTAAGGTTTCAACCATGGATGGTTGACCTAGTTACGTCAAGCTGTCAACCATCATCGTCTTCCACATCTCAAGACATGTTCAGGAGGTTATCGAAGCTTGATAGAGATAGTGAGCATGGAAGCCATAGAAGTGATATAGAGTTTAATGGTAACGTTAGAGAAGCTATATCGTTGTCCAGAAACGTACCTTCAGGCCCACCTCCGTTGTGCTCAATATGTCAGCACAAGGCACCTATATTTGGAAAGCCTCCAAGATGGTTTACGTATGCTGAGCTGGAGCTTGCCACTGGTGGTTTCTCTCAAGCGAATTTCTTGGCTGAAGGAGGATTTGGGTCCGTACACAGAGGTGTACTGCCAGATGGACAGGCTGTTGCTGTAAAGCAACACAAACTAGCAAGTTCTCAAGGGGATCAAGAATTTTGCTCTGAAGTTGAAGTGTTGAGCTGTGCTCAGCACCGAAACGTTGTTATGTTGATTGGATTTTGTATCGAAGATGGAAGGAGGCTTCTAGTCTATGAATATATATGTAACGGGTCATTGGATTCACATCTTTATG GGCGTCATCGAAATCCATTAGAATGGGCAGCACGACAAAAGATTGCAGTTGGAGCTGCACGAGGATTGCGATATCTTCATGAAGAATGCAGAGTTGGTTGCATTGTACATCGCGACATGCGGCCAAACAACATCCTCATTACCCATGATTTCGAACCTATG GTTGGGGATTTTGGCCTAGCAAGGTGGCAGCCTGATGGTGACACTGGGGAAGAAACAAGAGTAATCGGAACATTTGG ATACCTGGCCCCTGAGTATGCACAAAGTGGCCAGATCACCGAAAAAGCTGATGTATACTCATTTGGAGTTGTATTGGTGGAACTTGTTACCGGACGGAAAGCAGTGGATCTAAATCGCCCTAAAGGCCAACAATGCCTCACAGAATGG GCACGCCCATTGTTGGAAGAAGAAGCCATTGATGAGCTAATTGACCCGCAGCTAGGGAACTCTTACGCAGAACAAGAAGTTTATTGCATGTTGCAAGCTGCTTCTTTATGCATTAAAAGAGATCCACAGTTACGTCCTCGCATGTCACAG GTGCTACGCATACTAGAAGGCGACATGGTCATGGATTCAAGTCATGAAGTTGGGAATCGTAGTGGTAGGATTTACATGGATCATCAATAA